The nucleotide window GTTCAGTAATTATCTAGTACCATAGTAGCATTAGAAAAGTAGGCACATTGTTCAATCCATTTGGGAGCCAAACTATTTAGCTAGATGCAGAAGGAGTCCTCTGGGTCCTCCCTTAAGTAGCACTCAACTTGTCAAAAACTATGGTGTTACAACCTATTTTTGTTAAAGAACTGGTAAAGAAAAATTTAATTGGCTGTGTACCTCACTTCAAGTTTCAAAATTATAATCAAAGGTCCATAGCCAAAGGCAACTCCAAACATGGATCTTCTTTTCTAGACACCAAACCTGGGATACCCATTGAACCGAAGCTTCACATAGAAAATTGTGGATATACACATATATGTACGACAAAGTAGATTGTTCGGTCAATTAATTAAGCTTGCCTTCATTGTGCGAGCTGGGAATTAATTGTGGGATAATTCAAAGTGTTCTGTTAAGATAGAACAAGTAAAAGCAAGAGTAAGGTGTTATATCTCCCTTTTTTCACTTTTCTTCACCATCTAAACTATGTCCATGATATACAACCCATGACAAGATTTGTCGTCACACTAACTCTGGATTGATGGATGCATCATGCATGTATATCTTAATAAGTGATATACCATATAAATTATCTCAACAGGCACACATGATATATGGATCTCCGGTATAGGCAATAGCTAGGTGGTACACACACTTATTTTTTGTCATCCCCCCGTTTGTTGTCTTGCTCATGTGGTGAAATAGTTGAGCTCCACAACTCTTTCATATCTCACTTCCACTTTGTACAAAaggcctccccccccccccccccccccccccacctcctcctcctcctcctcctcctcctcctcctcgtacAGTAGCGTCAAAAGCACGATTGAAAGTATGTGTCTCTCGTCTTGCATACATGTGTGCACTTGTTTAGTTACTGGAGCCATTCCACTCACTCCTACGACAGTGCCAGCACTAGCTAGATTCTAGTACAAGGTACCTTTCCACCTAATACAATATTCCAAACCAATTTAGGACAGGCTCGGTTTGCAAATTGCAATGGATCAACAGGGATTGAAGGGGAATAGCAGGAATTGTGCCAAGTTCCGTACCAATCCCCCCTCCGTTCCTCCTATCCATACTATGTCGAACAAGCACTTAAAGCATGCATGCAGGCCTGCTGGTGCCTTTCACTGTCATGTTGGCCCGCCCTTTCTATCCACACATTTATTATTCATAAAACAAACACTAGAAATTCCATGCATTACTTACACCTTAGTCAATTGTTTTGCTGATTTTGCTTACATGGCTATTTTCATGTTTCTGATAATTATTTGTCTTTTTTTGGTTGCAAAGTTTCATGAAACAAAATCACATTTGTCATTTCTTCACCATTTTGGCCTATGAATTGTATGTACCTTTGTCAATGCTATTTTCTCCAAATTTTTGTTGATGAACAAAGAATTTCGTGCATATGATCCATCATTTTGGACTACGAATAGACCTGTAAGCCATTTTTGCACAACCCTATAATAAAACAAAATTTTCATCCAGTTTTTTCGCTTATGTTTGAGGTACGATAACCAACGGTGAATAAGAAAAGAAGAATATATATAAGAAAAAGATCACCAAATGATTTTAGTCAGAAGGGCCCTCGAATCGACCTCTTTTCCTGCTTCACTTTACAATAATGAAAGTGCTTCGTACCATAACATTTTTCCTTTGGGAGCAAAGCACAAGCCAAAAGAGCTAAAGCATGTCTCATCCTTTTACACATACTGTGATTTGTCTCTAATTAGACGTTTAGTTGCTATTATTACCACTGATCACTACCACTCAGTACAACAGTGTCACTAGATTCTTCTCCTACCCCGCTTCCTTTCCAAAGCAAAAGGATAATACCGATTCAGTCTCTTGGAAGTGCTTATAAGGATAGTGCGTGTGCGCGCGCGTTCATAAAAATGAGTGTATGCGTGTATATATGAGTGCTTATGTCTATACTGTGTTAAAAAACAAAAGGATACAATAATAATACAAGCGAAGTTGCCACGCGTGCATGCACAAATATCCCATTGCCATGCATGGACCCGTTCTGGCGTCTGCCACTACCACATGGGCCCGTTTCTACCTGTCCTGGGCCCACTACTCCTTCCACTGCCGTGACATCCAACGATTCATCTACGCTATAAAAACTCACAAGCTCACGACGCACGGTCAGaactcacacacacacatccGCTCAGTCAAAGCCCTTAGCCACCGGAGTATTCCAGACCACAGCAACACTATGCGGGCTCCGGCGAACCTCCTGCACCGCAGCACGGCCGTCACAGCCGGCCCCAGCGAGCCGTCTCCGTCTCCTTCCTCGCTGCCGCCGCCTCATCCGGAGCAGCAGCAGACGGCGCCGGTCATGGCGATGGACTCGGACATGGTGGTGATACTGGCGTCGCTGCTGTGTGCGCTAGTCTGTGTCCTCGGCCTCGGCCTCGTCTCCCGGTGCGTGTGTGGGCGACGACGCTCTAACTCTACTTCATCCTCCGTGCCTCTTCCCCCGAAAGGCCTCAAGAAGAAGGCCATCGACGCGCTCCCCACCGTCTCCTTCACCGTGGCCGGTGCCTCACCGCAGTCATCGTCATCAGCGGCGGCATGCTCGTCGTCATTGGAGTGCGCGATATGCCTTGCAGAGTTTACGGACGGAGAGAGCGTGCGCGTGCTCCCGCGCTGCGGCCACAACTTCCACATGACCTGCGTCGACGCCTGGCTTCGGACGTGCGCCACCTGCCCCTCCTGCCGCGCCCCCATCGTTGTCACACCGGCTCAGCCGCCGGTGGGGCCAACGGTGGTCGTGGTGGTGGC belongs to Triticum urartu cultivar G1812 chromosome 7, Tu2.1, whole genome shotgun sequence and includes:
- the LOC125522073 gene encoding probable E3 ubiquitin-protein ligase ATL44, whose amino-acid sequence is MRAPANLLHRSTAVTAGPSEPSPSPSSLPPPHPEQQQTAPVMAMDSDMVVILASLLCALVCVLGLGLVSRCVCGRRRSNSTSSSVPLPPKGLKKKAIDALPTVSFTVAGASPQSSSSAAACSSSLECAICLAEFTDGESVRVLPRCGHNFHMTCVDAWLRTCATCPSCRAPIVVTPAQPPVGPTVVVVVATANNRCRRCGELEAPAGGADSTFLP